The window CTCAGTCATCAGTCCAATATCAGCTATTAGAAGCCACTAAACATACAACGCCAAATTCAATTTTcacttactatatatattttttctgactAAGTCTACTCGTCGTGCTcttcatataaacattttaattattttaatgtggtGGGTGATTGACGTCCCGAGTTTTCATATCGGAAGGTCTAAGGTTCGAGTTCACAATATACTCTTTCTCTCAGAATTTGGATGAATCTtacgtaccctggagggtcaggtacgctttgacctcttcctccttccctCACTTTTATGATCATGCAGTGTGAGTAGTGGCTACTGCTTTAGGGTCAGAGTGGTCTGAATTTACTCAGACCTTTTTCAGGGCAATGCCCATTTGCTATTTTCGTACATTTATCGATATGATTTGTCCTATAAGTAGGGGTCTACTGTGAtggtggctttttttttttccttccctTTTCACGATATATTTGCTGAACTTGCGCTGCTCTTTCAACTGTGGGCGCCTTAGAAAGTGATAGCCAATCTTGCTATTCGATTACGATAGTCGTGTAGGCTGCGGGTACTACTGGCTGGCTGGTTGTCCTCCCTCAGGACAGCAGCTACAAATTAAGGAGGGTTATGCCTCAACCTTGGGGTCTATGACCTGACTGTTTAGTTCATGGTATGTAATCCCACCGAGAATAGGCACATTTATAACGGATCTCATGAGCATcccttaaaaataataaaaataatttcattaaaaaacaagcaaacatactTTAAAATGCAATAGTTTAATAGAGTTGCTCCATCAGCCTGAAGTAAATGTTTAGGAATGAGGAAAAAGTCTGTACCACATAACTGTAGCCTTCTGGCGCTTCAAACAACATATGTACCCGTTAATATTAATCATACTTTCAGCTAACGACCAGAACATAAATCAATCACCCCAAGGGCCAAAAAATCTATCAGTATCTCTGACGAACATAAACCCCCAAACGTTGGTTCCCTCGTAACACATCAATATCAAGTGTGTGTTTCAAAAACGATATCGGGTTACCTGTTGTCTTTAccgcgagaaatcgaaccccCAATTTGACCACtcgaaatccgtagacttaccgctgtcgtAGCGGGAACCTACTATTAAGACCCATCGAAAACAAACTTAGTTTTTACTGACATTGTAAAGTTTTTATGTTGGTTGGTTAGGTCCCTAATCCCCCGAAAAGTTTCGCCTAACCAACTGCACAGAAAATACTGTATTGCCATTTTAGACCCATTAGCAACAGTTTACATTCATAGAATAGTGTGAGAATTGCTTTTTTAATTTAGCCTAATTTCTTATATTCATAGCTACTGTAAAGCTTAATATTTTTTGACgcataaacaacataaaaaatgtaaaaaaaattctggaaataaatagtttagaaatttGGGGATTTCTAAACACCAGAAACGTGTGCCCTTGATTCgacaataatttataattacaacaatCGTAACTAAACGTCTTTGCTACTAGTTAAacttttttgtattgtttgtttgtaattaaacgcaaggctatacaataggctatttgtgctctgcaaCCACAGGTACCGGAACTTGGTTTCTAGCGtcttaagtctgcagacatatcgctgtgccactggaggtaaGGGGAAGCAGCTtctaaagaaacacacacacaatgtacAATAAAGATTGTCCCTAATTGTTATTAAAAGACGAGAAGTGTGTTTTTCAGGAAGCTAAGGTACTCTCTCATATCTAACGAGATAATTTGACGTTATCCAATAAACGATAAGCTTGCTGCGTTCTTCTAAGAAAAGAAAAGCAGAGAACAGATGAAGCGAAACTTGCTGACGTCATCGACGGTCTACTAGTATCACGTCGTTGCTTTGAAGACTTTAGTACTTAAAATTCCTCGCGCGCACGTACAGATAAAGATCAAGAAATGGGACGTAAGAGGTTGCGTGTGGAACACGTCACGTGATAGGGGGCAGGGAGGGGCCACGTGCTACTGGTCCTCGCGCGTTCACAGGAAGGTGTACCCAGTCTACTACTATATGATGGCAGGTATCACTCTAAATTATAGGGACCAGCAGAAACCTGACAtacctttgtttttattttgtttttgtccacattgctttttttttcttacttgcaTCTCGCCCAAGGAAGCCATACCATACACAAACATCAACATTTTAGTGTCGTCCCTTCACTTGGAAGATAGATAGATGGGTAGGAGAGACGACAAGCACGCACTAATAATTACGAATGGCTTCAACTCCATTCCTACCGAACTTAACTATTCCTCACCAGATATTTGCCTAACTCCTACCTACTACAGCAAACCCTAGCATTCCTTTGAGGATAATGACCGTTCGAATTTTCACATCTATCTCTACGAGTGTCATCAACATGTTGATATGGTTAAAAAGCACCATGTGTTTCATTGTTCCCGTTATACTAGAAAACCGATGCACAGCCTAAATCCACTGACGTAGGTAGCTTAAACAACCCAGATCgaacagtaattttaattttaatcagttgagtatttattaaataattaagaatTAATTATCATGTGCATACAATTTTCGTgagttgtttaaatatttagaaatgaatcagtaaccttttgttgttgtttttaaaccaaCAATGTAGTGACGCTGTCCTTTATTACCAAACAACGTTGTCAAGAGCAGTATACATTGCAGctttctagaaaataatatacCTTAGAAGATCCATCGGGAACATTGGTAAATTTTTCACTCGATTGTAAACAATGTTGTTGTGATGTATAATAGTCATTAGTATTATGACGTACGATACTgaactaaatattatttgaaatgatTACGATGTATGACACCCAACTAAACATTAACAATGGGTTCATGATGGCGAAACCGAAGTTTAATAATGGAGATAGAGACgattaacaaaaaatacattttatttacaagtttgtaCGTTTCGGAAAAACTTACTCAACCATTAGCGAAATCTGAATTGTGTTACACAGATGATTATTACTAGAATTATTAGTTAACATAATCAttagtttatttacttataaGGAAAAAAAGTGAATGGATAAAATaacgtttattatatatattacacggTGGTTGAAATATCTAATAGAACTAGCCTTCCACTTCTTAAACCCAGCCACACATCTATTAGTTCACATTCTGAAATCACAGGTCACAATATTTCATTGACGATTTCTCAATCATCATcacattgtattatattataactgtagtaataatcatcatcacattgtattatattataactgtagtaataattatcatcacattgtattatattataactagTAATAATCATCATcacattgtattatattataactgtagtaataatcatcatcacattgtattatattataactgtagtaataattatcatcacattgtattatattataactagTAATAATCATCATcacattgtattatattataactagTAATAATCATCATcacattgtattatattataactgtagtaataatcatcatcacattgtattatattataactagTAATAATCATCATcacattgtattatattataactgtagtaataatcatcattacattgtattatattataactgtagtaataatcatcatcacattgtattatattataactgtagtaataatcatcatcacattgtattatattataactagTAATAATCATCATcacattgtattatattataactagTAATAATCATCATcacattgtattatattataactgtagtaataatcatcatcacattgtattatattataactagTAATAATCATCATcacattgtattatattataactgtagtaataatcatcatcacattgtattatattataactagTAATAATCattatcacattgtattatattataactgtagtaataatcatcattacattgtattatattataactgtagtaataatcatcatcacattgtattatattataactgtagtaataaTCATCCTTGTAACACAATTTTCAGATTTCGTTTATGATGGCATaagttatttcaaaacttttaaacttgtaaataaaatgttctatgTTTTGTCAACTGTCACCTTCATTATACAACTACATATTGTTTCAAATTACTATGATGTACTTTACTTAGctattgtttgaaattattacaatatattatatttagctaaacattgtttgaaagtattacaatttataatatccaactaaatagtttaaaattattgtgtTGTATGATGTCCAACTAAATattgactgaaaatattttgcaatttgACAGTCCTTCACTAAAATCAGAAAATTCAATTACACATTTTCATGAACAGATACATAAATACGAAGGTGTTATTTCATTTAAACTATTTTGCAAGAGTCATACGTTTTTTTACAATCCGTATTTAAGAAATGACACGATGAAGGTCAGGGGAAAACAGTCTTGCACATGTATTCACGAAAGGTtacttattttagtttgtaagcTTTTTAACATTAAAGgaataattaaactaatattcCACAAATAATTTGTAAAGTACGTTCTTCTATGAAGCAAATTAAACTCTCCTAGATAAATAACATGCTTAGAAAGAAACTAAAGTAGCGTTTCGGAAAGTCTATAGAattgttattcatttttgtaaaTCCGATATAGAAGTTCGCTCCCTAACTAAAGGAATTTCTATCCAATATTAGACATACATTTATTAGACTTTACGTGTTCTTCAAAGACGCATAATTTTCAATCAGAGACCCCAATAATGATTTCAGTATGTTAGGTTGATAGTGTCTGTGGAAATCGTCGACTGAGTTTCTCTGCGTACCATTtggaaaacaaatgttatcttcaCACCAACGAAATATATGgtgatttgttttctatttaacgACCGTCACCATTTTAATTCTTGAGAAATATGATATAATgaagcattaaaaacaaacaaactcaccttTCAACTTCTTCACTTTCGCTACGCTGGTTTTTCCACACCGGTATTTTTCTTCAATCATCGTCACATAGCTGCAAGGAAAATCGTCCACGTTTTCCATGTCGTAGTATTCCGCCTTCCCATAAAGTAGAGCATCGATTTCCTCTTCTAGCGTACAGTCCGGAGTGAGAGTCGAACCTGATTCGAAATTTGATCTCAGACTAGCACATAAGGAATCTTTCAAAATTGACTTGGAATGATTACTGGTGATCCGCGGACCTTGTTTCTTAGTAACTTTCACATCAGTATCAAATCGCACTGTTTTGTGGTACTGAGACCCAGAAGATGACGACATAGTCGAAGTGACATTTCCTGATAGCTCGTGCTGAGGATATTTGTGTTCCATGACCTCTAATGTTTGAGGACCCGTCCTCCTCCTATCCAGCTGGGGTGATCGCTGATGCTTGGGGCTATGGCTGTTACTACCACCGAGTTTTGCAGGAGAGCCACAGGAGCGATTGGTAATTGTTGGACTACTATCTCTAGATGAAGACGACACTGACTCACACTTCTGGATGGCACTAAGTAAGGACTGTCGTAAATACATGAGATGGTCCAGATTTACGTCATACAGAGCCGATTCGGATCGCCTTGAGCCAACAGAATGCCCAATTTGAAGTCTTTGGCACTGTCTTCCCATTACCTTTGTTCCCATCATAATTTTCGGTTTGACACTATCTTTATTTTTGCTCGGAGACGAGCTGGTACTTGAAGCATCTGAAGATGTTCCTCTTCGACTGGACCCTGATGAACTAACGGTTTTCCCTTCTGGTCCGTAATAAAAGCTTTCTGGGATCTCCGGTGTTGGGCAAAGACTTTTATATCCGCTATCAATAGAATTTGAGCCTGCGTATCCAATAGAGTCTTTGTCTCCGTCACCGTGATGATGGCTAGATGGGGATCTTCTGGTCTTTTCTTCTCCTTTTTCTTTGACTGTGAGACGGCGCTGCTGATACACGGTAGCCAAGTCGTAATAGTCATCTGAATCACATGGATCGTACGTCAGTACACTAATAGTATCAAGCAACGGATTGGCTGAAGGCTCTGATCGACTGCGATGGTGTTGAAGATGGCTCTGTCTTTGAGAATGATGATTACTTTCACTCATCCTCTTCCGCCTGACTCCGGGGGACCCGTAAATAGATGACACACGGTGGGATTGTTTGGTGGGGGTGTAGTCCAGTCGGACGTCTGGAAGGGACGATCCCCGAGAAACTATTCTTTCTGTGCTGATTCGAGTGACCGTTGTTTTGTCGACATAGGTGTGAGGAAGGAACGATCGCTTGTTCTCCTCGTCGTCACTCAGGTTTTCCTTACAACGTGATTTCTGTGTATGAGGGTCTAAATGGTCTCCCACCAATTCTTCAAACGTGGCATACATATGCCACATCTGGCGGGTAAAGTCATCTCCTTGTGAACTTAGCTCCGCCTATgagaaagtgaaaaataaaattagcgTACCTGTTCTTAAGGCGtagtttttagtgaaaataattattcaaaggCATCAGGTATACATTCTCAATATTCTGTCATTTTTCTAAACGAAAACAatttgtttcttcaaaatgaAGTGGAAATTTAGTTGATTTTCAGAACATTGCATTCCTTGAAGCAACTACTATGGAAATCAACTAAATTGTATAAGGTGATAAAAACGACCTTAAACTCTTTACAGTAACAAACTAGTATATGATTAAAAAACCAATTAGACTTCTTACCAAGTTGTTGTGGGTGATATTATTTACCAACAAACCTAATACTCTTCTAATTTCTCTGTCGAAAAGGATCTTAGTGTTAAAGTTGGTCAATATTTTATGTGATCCAAACAATCTGCTATCGCTATTGATAGCATAAACAGGATTTCACTACAGAAGTAATGAACAGAAGTCTAAAGACGTAATAAATTCATTGTATAAGTCACTGGTTAGGCTGTATTTGCAAATTGTCTTTAGTATTGGGCGCCTTACCTTAGGTAAGACATTGAATTGCTGGAACTAGTTCAGAGGAGGGTGGTTTATAGGATGATACTTAGATGGAAATCTTGTCTTACTATAACAGATTAAGGTCTCtgaaattttctcttgaaaaatgaAGTAGAGGGGATCTAACTGAGGTGGTTAAAACTGTAAGGGGAATTGATGGTGTTGGTGCAATATATTCTCGTAATTATTGGTCAGACTAGAGGACACAAATAtgaattgtgaaaaaaatattaatcattttcagctaagacagctttattttctaacagggtggttacCCTTTGGAATGGTTGCTTTCAGATGTAATAGATGCAGTTAATTTACTTGAATGATAAGTGCTGGcttttagtgttttatatttatgtttaaagttCAGTTTAGTGGATGGGATGGCCTATATGGATTAGCAGATACTTAGTTATCCTTAAATTACACGTATACTTATATATAATTGATTGATTATTTCATAATCTACACATGGcctttctaattttgaactgaaggAAGGCATTAACAttatccacctccaactctttggTTAATTTTGTGTGATTGAATAATGAGATTAGACATCATAATGAATATCGCGTTTTTCGGCAACGTGACCCTTGCACTCATAGTTTGGACCTGCTAAACACAAGTCACCTACAATGATGTCCAATGTCTGAAAATACGCTTAATCTGAATTATACGcagacattgtttgttttttattatcctCTATATATTAATTCAATAAACCAATACATACATGTTACGGATAAACATTTCGAATTAAGATTCTATAGctttaaatatagtttaacataTTTACTAATACTGTTGCTAAATTACTTTTTTGAGGAAATCGTATCGTAGTTAGTTTCAGTGAATAAGGCTTATGCTATTGGATGTTCATTCTCTTACAAGGGAGCGTAGTTATCACATTCATAAAACTTGTGTTTGGTCCTGACACAAATAACAAGTTTTTCATCCTGTTCAACAGCCAATTGAAACAGGATGAATTTTT of the Tachypleus tridentatus isolate NWPU-2018 chromosome 13, ASM421037v1, whole genome shotgun sequence genome contains:
- the LOC143237928 gene encoding uncharacterized protein LOC143237928 isoform X1 is translated as MAIYRHPKMDYLLSKLRLNMAELSSQGDDFTRQMWHMYATFEELVGDHLDPHTQKSRCKENLSDDEENKRSFLPHTYVDKTTVTRISTERIVSRGSSLPDVRLDYTPTKQSHRVSSIYGSPGVRRKRMSESNHHSQRQSHLQHHRSRSEPSANPLLDTISVLTYDPCDSDDYYDLATVYQQRRLTVKEKGEEKTRRSPSSHHHGDGDKDSIGYAGSNSIDSGYKSLCPTPEIPESFYYGPEGKTVSSSGSSRRGTSSDASSTSSSPSKNKDSVKPKIMMGTKVMGRQCQRLQIGHSVGSRRSESALYDVNLDHLMYLRQSLLSAIQKCESVSSSSRDSSPTITNRSCGSPAKLGGSNSHSPKHQRSPQLDRRRTGPQTLEVMEHKYPQHELSGNVTSTMSSSSGSQYHKTVRFDTDVKVTKKQGPRITSNHSKSILKDSLCASLRSNFESGSTLTPDCTLEEEIDALLYGKAEYYDMENVDDFPCSYVTMIEEKYRCGKTSVAKVKKLKEKPSETAKDLRDVSESDMQNPERQPTTGNSVTDDQNNPTNQVASVEHQLDSKNPNKATNSIVKSRFTEVAKCMLQIIEDLQLKKQGDIKETTTDISGTNTETEDGNITVEDKPATLASHKTDFGESPSRGCCRASVPRSNKDDLVNRQPMSAADYHVYEEIMYDFVTGRGIRATDMPPPLPARPTVVACKDQGYFPFLLSESRSASGSLRNSSNNRPKQRHNLYSIFSDQSDRRTISKSLENEWKSNRRSTDVDDDYGFKSFPTV
- the LOC143237928 gene encoding uncharacterized protein LOC143237928 isoform X2, translating into MWHMYATFEELVGDHLDPHTQKSRCKENLSDDEENKRSFLPHTYVDKTTVTRISTERIVSRGSSLPDVRLDYTPTKQSHRVSSIYGSPGVRRKRMSESNHHSQRQSHLQHHRSRSEPSANPLLDTISVLTYDPCDSDDYYDLATVYQQRRLTVKEKGEEKTRRSPSSHHHGDGDKDSIGYAGSNSIDSGYKSLCPTPEIPESFYYGPEGKTVSSSGSSRRGTSSDASSTSSSPSKNKDSVKPKIMMGTKVMGRQCQRLQIGHSVGSRRSESALYDVNLDHLMYLRQSLLSAIQKCESVSSSSRDSSPTITNRSCGSPAKLGGSNSHSPKHQRSPQLDRRRTGPQTLEVMEHKYPQHELSGNVTSTMSSSSGSQYHKTVRFDTDVKVTKKQGPRITSNHSKSILKDSLCASLRSNFESGSTLTPDCTLEEEIDALLYGKAEYYDMENVDDFPCSYVTMIEEKYRCGKTSVAKVKKLKEKPSETAKDLRDVSESDMQNPERQPTTGNSVTDDQNNPTNQVASVEHQLDSKNPNKATNSIVKSRFTEVAKCMLQIIEDLQLKKQGDIKETTTDISGTNTETEDGNITVEDKPATLASHKTDFGESPSRGCCRASVPRSNKDDLVNRQPMSAADYHVYEEIMYDFVTGRGIRATDMPPPLPARPTVVACKDQGYFPFLLSESRSASGSLRNSSNNRPKQRHNLYSIFSDQSDRRTISKSLENEWKSNRRSTDVDDDYGFKSFPTV